Proteins co-encoded in one Osmerus mordax isolate fOsmMor3 chromosome 11, fOsmMor3.pri, whole genome shotgun sequence genomic window:
- the tyr gene encoding tyrosinase, giving the protein MSIRISVARRESDDQLKSQQAQNLQSHCGALHSGEVGHWLAVQAEVSCLLPGFQDVLRCEKLLGVRLKDRYSVKMVVTAKEEVVALHCQALGRQAHSKLLHKHLKIHHLRLSIRSQLVTSLQGTRRLGHDSSTLRLEGLHCVLPLFSGIGQTRQPCNQHAEQTRQPCNQHAEEKRQPCNQHAEQRRQPCNQHAEQRRQPCNQHAEERRQPCNQHAEERRQPCNQHAEQRRQPCNQHAEQRRQPCNQHAEQRRQPCNQHAEQRRQPCNQHMEQRRQPCNQHMEQRRQPCNQHAEQRRQPCNQHAKQRRQPCNQHAEERRQPCNQHAEQRRQPCNQHAEERRQEREKMEPSVLLSTVLGKWNSMDEHLYAIPVTCQFPRLCATSEALRTKQCCPVWEGDGTVCGASSGRGFCADVVVSDEPHGPQYPHSGVDDRERWPLAFYNRTCRCAGNYGGVSCGECRFGFAGPGCSAQAASVRRSVMAMSTAEQQRFISYLNLAKNTVSRDYVIATGTRAQMGPDGETPMFSEVNVYDLFVWMHYYVSRDALLGGPGNVWQDIDFAHESAAFAPWHRVFLLHWENEIRKMTGDFNFTIPYWDWRDAQACDVCTDALMGGRSPLNPNLISPASVFSSWKVICTQPEDYNNREVLCNTTGEGPLLRNPGNHDPSRVNRLPTSRDVDTVIGLPEYETGTMDRSADMSFRNALEGFASPETGMAVTGQSTMHNALHVFMNGSMSSVQGSANDPIFLLHHAFIDSIFERWLRTHQPPRTHYPQTNAPIGHNDGYYMVPFLPLYRNGDYFLSNKALGYEYAYLLDPGQRFVQEFLTPYLQQAQQIWQWLLGAGILGALIAGIIAMAVVVVLRRRRLSRKRGSVFGERQPLLHSSSEEGSASYQTTL; this is encoded by the exons ATGTCAATCAGGATCAGTGTGGCGAGAAGAGAATCAGACGACCAACTGAAGTCCCAGCAGGCTCAGAATCTACAATCCCACTGTGGAGCACTGCACAGTGGGGAAGTCGGACACTGGCTTGCTGTGCAGGCGGAAGTGTCATGTCTGCTGCCTGGTTTTCAGGACGTGCTGCGCTGTGAGAAACTCCTTGGAGTCAGACTGAAGGACCGGTACTCGGTGAAAATGGTGGTCACGGCTAAAGAGGAGGTTGTTGCGCTCCATTGCCAGGCACTTGGCCGCCAG GCTCACTCGAAGCTGCTTCACAAGCACCTCAAGATCCACCACCTTAGACTGAGCATCAGGAGCCAGCTGGTGACGTCTCTCCAGGGCACTCGCAGGCTGGGACACGACAGCTCCACACTCAGACTGGAGGGTCTTCATTgt GTCCTACCACTGTTTTCTGGTATTGGGCAGACGAGGCAGCCATGCAACCAGCATGCTGAGCAGACGAGGCAGCCATGCAACCAGCATGCTGAGGAAAAGAGGCAGCCTTGCAACCAGCATGCTGAGCAGAGGAGACAGCCATGCAACCAGCATGCTGAGCAGCGGAGGCAGCCATGCAACCAGCATGCTGAGGAAAGGAGGCAGCCTTGCAACCAGCATGCTGAGGAAAGGAGGCAGCCTTGCAACCAGCATGCTGAGCAGAGGAGGCAGCCATGCAACCAGCATGCTGAGCAGAGGAGGCAGCCATGCAACCAGCATGCTGAGCAGAGGAGGCAGCCTTGCAACCAGCATGCTGAGCAGAGGAGGCAGCCATGCAACCAGCAtatggagcagaggaggcagccATGCAACCAGCAtatggagcagaggaggcagccATGCAACCAGCATGCTGAACAGAGACGGCAGCCATGCAACCAGCATGCTAAGCAGAGGAGGCAGCCATGCAACCAGCATGCTGAGGAAAGGAGGCAGCCATGCAACCAGCATGCTGAGCAGAGGAGGCAGCCATGCAACCAGCATGCTGAGgaaaggaggcaggagagggagaagatggagCCTTCGGTTCTCCTCAGCACAGTCCTGGGGAAGTGGAATAGCATGGATGAACATCTTTATGCCATT CCAGTCACGTGCCAGTTCCCCCGGCTCTGCGCCACCTCTGAGGCCCTGCGTACCAAGCAGTGCTGCCCGGTGTGGGAGGGCGACGGCACCGTGTGCGGGGCCAGCTCCGGGCGGGGCTTCTGCGCGGACGTGGTGGTCTCCGACGAGCCCCACGGGCCCCAGTACCCCCACAGCGGCGTGGACGACCGCGAACGCTGGCCCCTGGCCTTCTACAACCGCACCTGCCGCTGCGCCGGGAACTACGGCGGCGTCAGCTGCGGAGAGTGTCGCTTCGGCTTCGCCGGCCCGGGCTGCTCGGCTCAGGCAGCGTCTGTGAGGCGGAGCGTCATGGCGATGTCGACGGCCGAGCAGCAGCGCTTCATCTCCTACCTCAACCTCGCCAAGAACACGGTGAGCCGGGATTACGTCATCGCCACAGGAACGCGGGCGCAGATGGGCCCCGACGGAGAGACGCCCATGTTCTCCGAGGTGAACGTGTATGACCTCTTCGTGTGGATGCACTACTACGTGTCTCGCGACGCGCTGCTGGGCGGGCCCGGTAACGTGTGGCAGGATATCGACTTTGCCCACGAGTCCGCCGCCTTTGCGCCCTGGCACCGGGTGTTCCTGCTGCACTGGGAGAACGAGATCAGGAAGATGACGGGCGACTTTAACTTTACCATCCCTTACTGGGACTGGCGGGACGCGCAGGCCTGCGACGTGTGCACCGACGCCCTGATGGGGGGGCGGAGCCCCCTCAACCCCAACCTGAtcagccctgcctctgtcttctcctcctggaag gtgaTCTGCACCCAGCCGGAGGACTATAATAATAGGGAGGTGTTGTGTAACACAACAGGGGAGGGGCCACTGTTGCGTAACCCTGGCAACCACGACCCGTCCCGCGTGAACAGACTGCCCACCTCCAGGGACGTTGACACTGTGATAGGACTTCCCGAGTACGAGACAGGAACAATGGACCGCAGCGCCGACATGAGCTTCAGAAACGCCCTGGAGG GGTTTGCCAGCCCAGAGACGGGCATGGCGGTGACAGGGCAGAGCACCATGCACAACGCTCTGCACGTCTTCATGAACGGATCCATGTCCTCTGTCCAGGGCTCCGCCAACGAccccatcttcctgctgcaccacgcctttatagacag tatCTTTGAGCGTTGGCTGAGGACACACCAGCCCCCTCGTACCCACTACCCACAGACAAACGCTCCTATTGGCCACAACGACGGATACTACATGGTGCCCTTCCTGCCTCTGTATCGCAACGGAGACTACTTCCTGTCTAACAAGGCCCTCGGATACGAGTACGCCTACCTGCTCGACCCAG GCCAGAGGTTCGTCCAGGAGTTCCTgaccccctaccttcagcaggcccagcagatCTGGCAGTGGCTCCTGGGCGCCGGAATCCTCGGGGCCCTCATTGCCGGAATCATAGCAATGGCGGTTGTCGTGGTGTTGAGGAGGCGGAGACTGAGCAGGAAGAGGGGTTCGGTGTTTGGGGAGAGACAGCCGCTTCTACACAGCAGCTCAGAGGAGGGATCTGCGTCCTATCAGACCacgctgtaa